From Nerophis ophidion isolate RoL-2023_Sa linkage group LG15, RoL_Noph_v1.0, whole genome shotgun sequence, one genomic window encodes:
- the waca gene encoding WW domain-containing adapter protein with coiled-coil isoform X1, whose protein sequence is MVMYARKQPRLGDGCDRRDSQPYQTLKYSSKSHPGGDHRHEKMRDPADVTPPCKVLKRSDSPDNKHTDSAVHGRAKAVHSHRARDRDGGTSHSPHENSHNHSTLHSSNSHSNPSKISDTPHEPGDDWSEHISSSGKKYYYNCRTEVSQWEKPKELLEREQRQKDTTKQSAVVNSFPKDRDYRRETMQTSAPPGFSATKSAQVEKATATHATQSSSSGSGSLNQSSGTPGSSASTVPVSPVLQSPAPPLLQDPTLLRQLLPALQTALQLNNASVDMAKINEVLTAAVTQASLQSMLHKILTAGPSAFNITTILSQAAQLSSQVAQQSNQSPMSLTSDASSPRSYVSPRIGTPQTNAGPLKPLLSTQTAISLSKVNASANKQSSHPQQTSQQPLPSDKQHSHDATTASPRTLQRQSSSQRSPSPGSNHVPPGGGSSSNNAPAPAPAPATSLASRQPSSFTPTFASHFNENLIKHVQGWSAEHAEKQASRLREEAHTMGSICMSENCTELKNLRSLVRVSEIQATLREQRILFLRQQIKELEKLKNQNSFMI, encoded by the exons ATGGTAATGTATGCGAGGAAACAACCGAGACTCGGCGATGG GTGTGACCGAAGAGACTCTCAGCCCTACCAG ACTCTCAAGTACTCATCCAAGAGCCACCCGGGAGGGGATCACCGACATGAGAAGATGCGAGACCCTGCAGATGTCACTCCTCCCTGCAAAGTGCTCAAGAGGTCCGACAGCCCCGACAACAAACACACTGACAGCGCGGTACACGGCCGAGCAAAGGCTGTCCACTCACACCGCGCCAGGGACCGAGACGGAG GGACCAGTCATTCTCCACATGAGAACTCTCACAACCACAGCACCCTACATAGCTCCAACTCACATTCAAACCCCAGCAAAATATCAGACACA CCTCATGAACCTGGGGATGACTGGTCAGAGCACATCAGCTCATCTGGGAAGAAATATTATTACAACTGCCGAACAGAGGTGTCCCAGTGGGAGAAGCCCAAAGAATTGCTGGAAAG AGAACAACGGCAGAAGGACACTACAAAACAAAGCGCAGTTGTCAACAGTTTCCCAAAGGACAGGGACTATAGAAGGGAGACTATGCAGACATCAGCACCCCCTGGGTTTTCAGCAACAA AGTCAGCACAGGTAGAGAAGGCCACAGCGACTCATGCAACGCAGTCTTCATCCTCCGGCTCAGGAAGCTTAAACCAATCGTCAGGCACTCCGGGATCATCAGCATCTACGGTCCCGGTCTCCCCGGTCCTGCAGTCCCCAGCCCCTCCACTTCTCCAAGACCCCACATTGTTACGCCAGCTTCTTCCAGCACTTCAGACAGCACTGCAGCTCAACAATGCAAGTGTGGACATGGCAAAAATCAATGAAG TTCTGACAGCTGCCGTCACACAAGCTTCGTTACAGTCGATGCTTCATAAAATCCTCACTGCCGGACCATCAGCTTTCAATATTACTACTATTCTGTCTCAAGCTGCTCAACTCTCCAGCCAAG TTGCTCAGCAGTCGAACCAGTCGCCAATGTCGTTAACGTCAGATGCCTCGTCGCCCAGGTCCTACGTTTCTCCCCGGATCGGCACACCACAAACGAATGCTGGTCCCCTCAAACCCCTACTCAGCACACAGACGGCCATCTCACTGTCAAAG GTGAATGCATCAGCCAACAAGCAGTCATCTCATCCCCAGCAGACATCCCAGCAGCCCCTGCCCAGCGATAAGCAGCACAGTCATGATGCTACCACAGCTTCCCCACGCACACTTCAGCGGCAGAG CAGCAGTCAGAGGAGTCCCTCCCCGGGTTCCAACCATGTCCCACCTGGCGGcggcagcagcagcaacaacGCCCCCGCTCCTGCGCCGGCACCTGCGACTTCCTTGGCGAGCCGGCAACCTTCCTCCTTCACCCCCACCTTTGCTTCCCACTTCAATGAGAATCTAATTAAACACGTCCAAGGTTGGTCTGCTGAGCACGCAGAGAAACAG GCGTCAAGATTACGTGAAGAGGCTCACACCATGGGCAGCATTTGCATGTCGGAGAACTGCACCGAGCTCAAAAACCTGCGTTCCTTGGTCCGAGTCTCTGAAATCCAAGCCACCTTGCGAGAGCAGAG GATACTCTTTCTGAGACAACAAATCAAAGAACTTGAAAAGCTGAAGAACCAGAATTCGTTCATGATCTGA
- the waca gene encoding WW domain-containing adapter protein with coiled-coil isoform X2: MVMYARKQPRLGDGCDRRDSQPYQTLKYSSKSHPGGDHRHEKMRDPADVTPPCKVLKRSDSPDNKHTDSAVHGRAKAVHSHRARDRDGGTSHSPHENSHNHSTLHSSNSHSNPSKISDTPHEPGDDWSEHISSSGKKYYYNCRTEVSQWEKPKELLEREQRQKDTTKQSAVVNSFPKDRDYRRETMQTSAPPGFSATKSAQVEKATATHATQSSSSGSGSLNQSSGTPGSSASTVPVSPVLQSPAPPLLQDPTLLRQLLPALQTALQLNNASVDMAKINEVLTAAVTQASLQSMLHKILTAGPSAFNITTILSQAAQLSSQVAQQSNQSPMSLTSDASSPRSYVSPRIGTPQTNAGPLKPLLSTQTAISLSKVNASANKQSSHPQQTSQQPLPSDKQHSHDATTASPRTLQRQSSQRSPSPGSNHVPPGGGSSSNNAPAPAPAPATSLASRQPSSFTPTFASHFNENLIKHVQGWSAEHAEKQASRLREEAHTMGSICMSENCTELKNLRSLVRVSEIQATLREQRILFLRQQIKELEKLKNQNSFMI; this comes from the exons ATGGTAATGTATGCGAGGAAACAACCGAGACTCGGCGATGG GTGTGACCGAAGAGACTCTCAGCCCTACCAG ACTCTCAAGTACTCATCCAAGAGCCACCCGGGAGGGGATCACCGACATGAGAAGATGCGAGACCCTGCAGATGTCACTCCTCCCTGCAAAGTGCTCAAGAGGTCCGACAGCCCCGACAACAAACACACTGACAGCGCGGTACACGGCCGAGCAAAGGCTGTCCACTCACACCGCGCCAGGGACCGAGACGGAG GGACCAGTCATTCTCCACATGAGAACTCTCACAACCACAGCACCCTACATAGCTCCAACTCACATTCAAACCCCAGCAAAATATCAGACACA CCTCATGAACCTGGGGATGACTGGTCAGAGCACATCAGCTCATCTGGGAAGAAATATTATTACAACTGCCGAACAGAGGTGTCCCAGTGGGAGAAGCCCAAAGAATTGCTGGAAAG AGAACAACGGCAGAAGGACACTACAAAACAAAGCGCAGTTGTCAACAGTTTCCCAAAGGACAGGGACTATAGAAGGGAGACTATGCAGACATCAGCACCCCCTGGGTTTTCAGCAACAA AGTCAGCACAGGTAGAGAAGGCCACAGCGACTCATGCAACGCAGTCTTCATCCTCCGGCTCAGGAAGCTTAAACCAATCGTCAGGCACTCCGGGATCATCAGCATCTACGGTCCCGGTCTCCCCGGTCCTGCAGTCCCCAGCCCCTCCACTTCTCCAAGACCCCACATTGTTACGCCAGCTTCTTCCAGCACTTCAGACAGCACTGCAGCTCAACAATGCAAGTGTGGACATGGCAAAAATCAATGAAG TTCTGACAGCTGCCGTCACACAAGCTTCGTTACAGTCGATGCTTCATAAAATCCTCACTGCCGGACCATCAGCTTTCAATATTACTACTATTCTGTCTCAAGCTGCTCAACTCTCCAGCCAAG TTGCTCAGCAGTCGAACCAGTCGCCAATGTCGTTAACGTCAGATGCCTCGTCGCCCAGGTCCTACGTTTCTCCCCGGATCGGCACACCACAAACGAATGCTGGTCCCCTCAAACCCCTACTCAGCACACAGACGGCCATCTCACTGTCAAAG GTGAATGCATCAGCCAACAAGCAGTCATCTCATCCCCAGCAGACATCCCAGCAGCCCCTGCCCAGCGATAAGCAGCACAGTCATGATGCTACCACAGCTTCCCCACGCACACTTCAGCGGCAGAG CAGTCAGAGGAGTCCCTCCCCGGGTTCCAACCATGTCCCACCTGGCGGcggcagcagcagcaacaacGCCCCCGCTCCTGCGCCGGCACCTGCGACTTCCTTGGCGAGCCGGCAACCTTCCTCCTTCACCCCCACCTTTGCTTCCCACTTCAATGAGAATCTAATTAAACACGTCCAAGGTTGGTCTGCTGAGCACGCAGAGAAACAG GCGTCAAGATTACGTGAAGAGGCTCACACCATGGGCAGCATTTGCATGTCGGAGAACTGCACCGAGCTCAAAAACCTGCGTTCCTTGGTCCGAGTCTCTGAAATCCAAGCCACCTTGCGAGAGCAGAG GATACTCTTTCTGAGACAACAAATCAAAGAACTTGAAAAGCTGAAGAACCAGAATTCGTTCATGATCTGA